The nucleotide sequence agaaaaagggacgGTATTTCATCTCTAGACAGAGAAAAATGGAAAGTGTCCCATAAATAAGGTATAAGGCAGGAAAATATATAAAACtaaaaaaaggaaagagagggtctCCAAATGGGATATAATGGCACTTAAACGTCTCCGTGCATATGCCAATACAACGGCATCAGGCAAGATTACTTTTTATATTTGAATTGACGTCAAATTAATACTCAAAAGCAAATTATGTTGGAGTTGTTTAACATGCGCAAAAAAATACTATGTCTAAATCATAATAAACAAGACTCATTCTATGTTGGTCATGTACAATATTTTTTTGAGAACAAAACATTTGCTCTTATTTTTCTGCTCGACGCGCTAGCGCCCGTCACAAACTCTTAGAGTGCTCCTAATAAAAATAATTTTGGTCACCAAAACATTTTCACCTCTAGACAGAGAAAAATGGAAAGTGTCCCATAAATAAGGTATAAGGAAGGAAAATATATAAAACtaaaaaaggaaagagagggtctCCAAATGGGATATAATGGCACTTAAACGTCTCCGTGCATATGCCAATACAACGGCATCAGGCAAGATTACTTTTTATATCTGAATTGACGTCAAATTAATACTCAAAAGCAAATTGACGTCAAATTAATACTCAAAAGCAAATTATGTTGGAGTTGTTTAACATGCGCAAAAAAATACTATGTCTAAATCATAATAAACAAGACTCATTCTATGTTGGTCATGTACAATATTTTTTTGAGAACAAAACATTTGCTCTTATTTTTCTGCTCGACGCACTAGCGCCCGTCACAAACTCTTAGAGTGCTCCTAATAAAAATAATTTTAGTCACCAAGACACAAGCAGTTGGACTCCCTGTTGTGTGTGACACAAACTCCGCACTGATGGAGGATCTTTGTAAAATGCTCCTAATATCATTGCCCCGCAAAAAATACTTCTAATACCATTACCCTCGCAAAAAATGCTTCTAATATCATTGGAGACAAATAGCGCTATGCTACCCAGTCCCTAAACCTAGCCAACACTGGTTCATGGAAATCTTTGTTGCCTCTGTAGTGAAGCAAGAATGTTGTACTAAGATTTTACTATTTTTATTATAGTGCGATATTTTTGGGGCATCACTAAGCAACGTCAAAAAATCCGTGAAGAGATACTCGCGACCAGGTAGATATTTCTGTGATTTAAATTGCACACACCTACAGTACACTTACGAATTCCTTTCACGGATGTGTTTTTGCACAACACATCTTTTCATGTGTGTTTATCATGTGGCAGTGTGGAAGATTTCAAAGAGTTTATTGATGTCATCATGTGTGGTAGTCGgtcgtgggaggaggaggagggggaagggtcTTGAGCTATTGGGTTCAGGAAGTATGGTTTTGttcttctcccgttgcaacgcacgggcatttgtgctagttatACTAATGAAGTTAGAAGGCGGCCTGTTATCCCCATTACAAAAGAAGAAAATATAGTGCTGGCAATGAATGAGTTGGTAATCTTCTACAGACGCAATTGTCAATAATTCTGACATGCCTAGTTCAtaagtactccatccgttccaaaatagatgactcaactttgtactaactttataggtaagttagtacaaagttgagtcatctattttggaacggagggagtagtacatggTCGCTATTTGTGTTATTACACAGCAAACAAAAAAGTACCAGCATGCTCTCAGTTGTAGTGTGATCAAGAGCGTAGCTTGGAGCAAGACGATTTGCAACCAAAGTATTCAGGGAATTTCTACACCCGCAATCTTAGTTTCTTATTCTGTAAGGTGCAACTTTCCGACAGGTTAACTTTATGCTTAGTGGCAGTTTAAGTAGCAAGTCAACTGACGGCCTAAAGAGCAATGCACATGAAAACAGCACGACGTTGTCTAGGAATCTTAGTGTAAAGGAACATTATTTGCCCAAAACAAGAGTACTTATTTCTGAATGGTTGTTCCATGCGAAGCTACAGTAAACAGTTAATCAACGCCAAAAATCATTGAAGATCAATAGTGACTTGTGATGGGTTCTAAAATTAACAGTATCTGTGACATAAGAATGGCATTCAGCTATATTTAGTTTTCCTAGTTTTTCCAAGGACTGGTTGGTTGAGAGATGTTTGCACTATTTAATTCCTGTTTTACTTCCAAGACTATCTCATTTGACGAGATTAAGTACAGAACTAAGAGCAGCATATTTTTCCAATGACAGTACAATAAAACAAATTACGTCGTACTAACTCTACTCAAATATATTGGCCTGTAGCAAACATCAAAACAAGCATTACATGACAGCATGCATCACAGTTATCTCAGCACAACAGCATGCAAAATAAAATACGCTCACTTCATCAGCTTTGTTGTGTAAAAATCAACATAAATTAACTCGATCCACAAATCTCAAATCAGGCCATGAAAATGCAAATTTAGGTGGCCTTTGTTTGGGCTTTAGCTACTGATTCCAGATTCTAGCCCATCCAAAATCAGAAACTGAAACAAACACGCAGGTTTCTACCTTAGCTTTGCAGAATCGATTTTGGAAAATGAACTACGGGCACGCAGAAgccagaatcaccgtttttgctgatTCCCGAGCTGCCACTTACCCTAGTTCAAATATAGCCCATCTTCTCCCCGTTATTACGCTGGAAATGCCACCCCTCCCCCAGCCCAACTCCTCCACCGACAAGTTCTTTCTCACCCATCGAACACAGCAAGGGAGAGGCATGGATCTCGGGCGCCGCCACCTTCGTCAGCCCCGTCGGATCGACGAGGTGTGAATCTGGGCGCCTCCACCCCTCCCCATACTcctgccccgagaccgttgcgccgcCATCCCCTAGCTAAACCTGTGCCTGCGGCCCCCAATCTCCGCCTGCGCCTCCGCCCCTGATCTCCCGCTGCGCCGCCGGCCCAAGCTCTCCCTGAACCGTGTTGGAGGTCCAGCTGCACCACACCGGAGGTCCACCTTGGCCCCCGAGTCCTCCTGCGCCCACCCCTCTCCGGCGTCCTGTGCTCCACCCTTTTCATGATCTGGTCCGGCCTCACAAACCCCAGCATCCCGAGCATCAGAACATCCACCTCCTCCCTCGTCCCCATGTTGGTTCACGTGGCTAGATCATGTGTTCTTGGCGTCCCAAGCTCCACCTGATTTTCCATGATCTTCCCTGTTCTTGGTGTTCGGTTGTTGCCATACTATTTGGCTTTTTTTTGTCTTTTCTAGTCGCTTTTTTTTTCTAGTGAATTTTGGCTCAGATGTGTGTGTGTGCTCCCAGCCCGAACGAGTGTGTATGGATTAGAAGATTTGGCAATTGTTCAACTAATGTTGTGAGTTCTGCAAGTTTTGTAATTGACCACTAGTGCATTCAGGGCAGTTGCAGACATTTCACAACACATCTGGGTTTTCTAAATCAGGGTAAACAAACAGTCTGCTTCTGATTCTCAAAATCTACAGCTGTAGCTGATTTTAGGAATCCAAGCTATAGCTGATTCTCAGGAATCCATAGCCCAAACAAAGGGGGCCTTAATAGCACAAGGTACTAGCTTTTATACAGGCCCACGCTATTCAATGCTATATTGGAGGCTACAAGGTGTAGCTAACTATTGAGCTATGGACAAGAAACAGACCTCAAAAGCTTGCTTCAGGTTCTCAAGCTCCTTGTCTAGATCATTGACTGCTTGGGTATACGCCTGTGTTGGGGAGGATTGGCTTGCAGTATGGATCTGCCCACATAATTAAATGTGAGACTAGTAAACTCTAATCCGACAAAGGAATAGAACAAACATAAATATGCACCCTACCCTAACAATGATCTTGTACTGAAGGGGGTGAGGCAGCTTATAGCCAGCAAAGAGAACATTTGGGTCCCTGTGCAGCTGCCTGCAGAATCTCATAGATATAGAAGAAAATTATAAGGTGTGAACTGATGAACATAAGCAAGGAAAAAAAGGCACGCAGTTTATCTACACTTACATGCGGAGGATGTTGCCGATGGTGTGGTCCTCACGTTCAATTGTGAAAGATGCAGCATTCATGATCTTTGTATCCTTCTCAAAGGATACCCTGCATTACATGAATACACAATAGCAAGGATTACATCCATAATCAAAACAGCAGGTAGAAACTACCACAAGCCTTAATAATTGCAATAAAAGTAAAAACGGTTCAAAGCATCAGATTTTCATAACTGCATGCCAAAAGGATCACATGAACAGGTACAAAATGGCTATCAATGACAGAACTTAAAATGCTTAATAATTATTTAAAGAAAGTTGGTTGCATCCCACTCCTTCTTTTTCACAAAAAAGTCTATACCTGACAAAACACAATTGAAGCATTTTCTAGAAAAATGTTGGAGAAAGTGTGGTGTTAGAATAGACTCACTTCTTTGTGCCCTCAGGCACGACGAAGCGCTCATAGCGGTCAGGGGCATTCATCTCCAATCAACACCTGGCTCCTAAAATGCATCAATACGGATACTTGTATCAGTATCAGGCCAAAATGGATACGTAAATTTGGCATTTTGGTAAAGCGCTAATACGGggatgcatttactattttttaattCACAAAAAAAAATGTATAGAAGCTAGGAACAGCAGATTACCTTCTTGTTTGCTCTACTGTGGATGCTGGAGCAGCTCCAAGTCCCTCCAATTGACAATGTTGATGCCCTGTTCCAACTCCAAGTTTCAAAGGGGTAGAATTAGACTTTTAGTAAGTGTAAAATGCATCAAATCAAATCATTAGCTAGTTGTACATCTATCATGGCATAACACAAAAGGTGGAACCTGAAGATCAATCAGCTAACATGCAAAAGGAGAAACAATCACTTTAAATGGAAATATTTTAGGTCTGACTGTTAAAATTAACAACATAACAGTACCACTGTATTCCCAATCATAAACAAAGTACTAATGTGTTTACCAATTCCGGCCAGTATAACCAAGACAAAGCTCCTGCTCTCTCAAGTTGCATGTTACTGCTAACTGCTAAGCTTTGGTTTCAGGTAAAGACGGTGCAGATAAAACAACTTGATCTTTTCATTTTCATATATCGTCAATCATTGCATGTTTCACTGctaacatgtttaaaccaaaacatCTGCTCATCTGAAAAATAAATTCAAACTACAATTTGTAAAAATTTGCCCCTGCAAGCATTATCACAAACACCTATCAAGCAAAACCTTTTCACATGTTAACTTGAACATGCACTGGAAAAACCATGCAGCAAGTAGTCATCTAGAAATAATCATCGTTATATTCTCGCAATATCAAATACAGTATACAGCAAGTACTCATCCAACACAAAAAACAGGAATTTTTTTGAACAAACAGAGGATGCAAGAGGATGGAGGAAGGACGAAGGATTGGTGGCTACCTGCCTATGgactggtcgccggcgttgctccgggcggcggcgttGCTGGCCGGGAGCGCCTGCTCCAGGGAGGAAGGCGCTGCTGGTAGGAACGGCTGCCCGACGGAGGGAGGCGCTGCTGGGATCCTGTACCTGCGGCCGGGCAGCGGAGGCTTCGGCCGACTGGGCGAGCCGCGGCGGTGGGCCGGCGGCGGCTATGAACCCTAGATCTCGCGCTCGGGGAAGGGACTCTGGTCGTCCGCTCGAGGTGGGAGgctccttttttttttcttttttttttagatttttagttCACTGATTAATATTTTAAGTATTAAGGAAAATAAAAGCCTATACTAGATAGACAACTGGATGTAGAATGAACAGTAAAATGCAAAATTATATCGAAAAGTATACTAGTTTTTCACCTTCTCGTCGTCGAAAATTAAAATTATACTGAACCAATAGTAAAGGAAAGCGACgccttttttttttgcatggtaaagAAAAGCGACGCCTGCAAACGCGCTTGTGATATCAGGTTTTGAAGACCGCAATAGCCCCTTTTTTCCTGTGACCAGACCTTTGCAATACATCACCACTGATTCAGAGGGTTGGAGAAATCGGGCCAAGGCACAGAACAACAAAAAGAAGATGTCGAAGTCGCTAGACCAATAGTCAGCCAATAGCTCTCCTTAAAAGACACGCGAACTACCAAGATCTGAAGGGAACCAACAAATCTAGGATACAAACTTTCACAAGTCCTTCGTCAGCGCCCGATGGGCCGTAGTCAAGATAGGGAAGAGACCTTATTCCAACAAAACATCGCCGCCACCACCTCGTCGGTGTCATCGAAGAAACAAAAATCCTAGAACAAATAAAACGAGATGGATGGGTCCCCAATCCTCTTGTCGCCTGGAGAGGCCGTCGGACGGGAAAGAGGAGGGTCGAGGCGGCGACGTGTACAGAAGCTATGGTGGTGGTGGTTAGGGTTGGGGGCTGGCCTAGAAATATGTTTTGTGCATAGGCTCGCTTTTTTTGGGGAGGCTCGCTTCTGCAATCTTCTGTTATAGGACGCTTGAAACACGCGCCTTCGGTCGTTTCACGTGTCGAGGCGCATCGGCGTATCGGATTCAAATCTGTATCGGATACGGTGTCCAATACGAACACGCAGATCTGGGACGTATCTGTGTTTTTagcccggtgatacgtctccaaagtatctataatttttgattgttcaatattattatattatcaatcttgatgttttatatgcattaatatgctattttatatcattttaaggactaacctattaacctagtaccaagtgccagttgttgttttttcattATTTTTGCCTTCACAGAAactcaataccaaacggagttcgAATGAAACGAAAAATTTTGACGACTtttttggaccacaagacacccaggAACCTTCGGTAGGAGGTCACAGGAGCCATCGATTGGTGACAAGCTCGGAGggcgcccccaagcttgtgggctCCCTGTGGCacctctaaccctaattcttcttctataaatactcaaatattccccgaagaccagagggcacaccaaaaaaacttctccaccgccgcaagcttttgtccttgcgagatcccatcttgtggccttttctggtactcttccggagggggattcaaccacggagggcttctacatcaccctt is from Triticum aestivum cultivar Chinese Spring chromosome 1B, IWGSC CS RefSeq v2.1, whole genome shotgun sequence and encodes:
- the LOC123114249 gene encoding DNA-directed RNA polymerases II, IV and V subunit 11; amino-acid sequence: MNAPDRYERFVVPEGTKKVSFEKDTKIMNAASFTIEREDHTIGNILRMQLHRDPNVLFAGYKLPHPLQYKIIVRIHTASQSSPTQAYTQAVNDLDKELENLKQAFEDEKTRFERMKQGY